The following are encoded in a window of Kitasatospora fiedleri genomic DNA:
- a CDS encoding MATE family efflux transporter: MAGKSTSTIEKQQPVPASLNVSAARFAVSILLGLVAGLVLQTWTVAFLGRLGPEALYVRSVYTPVGYLVLAVTEGLVVAAQVSAGIAARNGRERDSLKSMPTFFTIGAGLLVLQAVTAVAASGSFPAALGVAPGARHEVLVFVVAVALTGVVGLIPYLGTGVLRGLGHTGPAAWLGVLFTVLSIVGMVTLRAVTGLGVLAVPIGGLPATVIVGTAVVFVLRRKQMVWPVLTLDRGAVRELLGLGAPVAGTFLLLSTVTFGYLRVLHEAGPTEVAGFALGQLAVGLLMVIAMAAGSGAAVAVTLRPGENRRSLNHTGLVTALRLATPPSLLLGAAVFLLREPIARALTTDRAAASVTADYFAWVGPTLVLFGGTLALLSYLEQIGRAGVAFLLNVVYFAAMLAAAFLIPGPVRAGDLAKLIAAGNVLGLVGLWFSARFLVLRR, from the coding sequence ATGGCGGGGAAGTCCACGAGCACCATCGAGAAACAACAGCCCGTGCCGGCGTCGCTGAACGTGTCAGCCGCGCGGTTCGCCGTATCCATCCTGCTCGGGTTGGTAGCAGGGCTGGTGCTGCAGACCTGGACGGTGGCCTTCCTGGGGCGCCTGGGCCCAGAGGCGCTCTACGTCCGCTCGGTGTACACCCCGGTCGGTTACCTCGTGCTGGCGGTGACCGAAGGGCTCGTGGTGGCTGCTCAGGTCTCCGCGGGCATCGCTGCTCGGAACGGCAGAGAACGGGACTCCCTCAAGTCCATGCCGACGTTCTTCACCATCGGCGCGGGCCTGCTGGTACTGCAAGCCGTCACCGCGGTGGCGGCCTCGGGCTCCTTCCCGGCCGCTCTCGGGGTCGCGCCCGGCGCCCGGCACGAAGTGCTGGTCTTCGTCGTCGCCGTCGCTCTGACCGGAGTGGTCGGGCTGATCCCCTACCTCGGTACCGGAGTTCTACGCGGTCTGGGCCACACCGGTCCGGCCGCCTGGCTGGGGGTGCTGTTCACCGTGCTGTCCATCGTCGGCATGGTCACGCTCCGCGCGGTCACGGGCCTCGGCGTACTGGCGGTGCCGATCGGGGGGCTGCCCGCCACCGTGATTGTCGGGACGGCTGTCGTGTTCGTCCTCCGGCGGAAGCAGATGGTTTGGCCCGTGCTGACCCTCGACCGGGGTGCGGTCCGTGAACTCCTGGGCCTGGGCGCCCCGGTGGCGGGCACGTTCCTGCTGCTGTCCACCGTGACCTTCGGCTACCTGCGGGTACTGCACGAGGCCGGGCCGACCGAGGTCGCGGGATTCGCCCTCGGGCAGCTGGCCGTCGGACTGCTGATGGTGATCGCGATGGCCGCCGGCTCCGGTGCGGCCGTCGCCGTGACCTTGCGGCCCGGTGAGAACCGGCGAAGTCTCAACCACACGGGCCTGGTCACCGCCTTGCGGCTGGCGACCCCTCCGTCCCTCCTGCTCGGGGCGGCAGTATTCCTGCTCCGGGAACCGATCGCCCGGGCGCTGACCACGGATCGGGCCGCGGCCTCCGTCACAGCCGACTACTTCGCCTGGGTCGGCCCCACCCTGGTGCTCTTCGGCGGAACGCTCGCGCTGCTCAGCTACCTGGAGCAGATCGGTCGAGCGGGGGTGGCCTTCCTGTTGAACGTCGTCTACTTCGCGGCGATGCTGGCCGCCGCGTTCCTCATACCCGGGCCCGTACGCGCCGGGGACCTGGCGAAGCTGATAGCCGCGGGCAACGTCCTGGGACTCGTCGGGCTCTGGTTCAGCGCACGCTTCCTGGTCCTGCGCCGGTGA
- a CDS encoding GNAT family N-acetyltransferase, with protein MPPIFPETVLRTDRLLLRPFTAEDVNDTRAACSDELTRRWLPLPDPYTTEHAASWCTDVSHRLRTSGDGIHFAVTDGDSGQLLGTVGLKKTDWPARVSEVGYWTAPWARGRGVTVEATRALGEWLLGEQGFQRLQLFAATGNTASQRVAEKAGFQKEGVLRNAGYIHTGRVDLYVFSLVPDDLSGI; from the coding sequence GTGCCGCCGATCTTTCCCGAAACCGTCCTGCGCACCGATCGGCTGCTGCTCCGCCCCTTCACCGCGGAGGACGTGAACGACACCCGGGCCGCCTGTTCCGACGAGTTGACCCGGCGGTGGCTGCCACTGCCCGACCCGTACACCACCGAGCACGCAGCTTCCTGGTGCACCGATGTGTCCCACCGGTTGCGCACCTCCGGCGACGGCATCCACTTCGCCGTCACCGATGGCGACTCCGGGCAGTTGCTCGGCACCGTCGGGCTCAAGAAGACCGACTGGCCGGCCCGGGTGAGCGAGGTCGGTTACTGGACCGCCCCGTGGGCACGGGGCCGCGGGGTGACGGTCGAGGCAACGCGGGCCCTCGGTGAGTGGCTGTTGGGCGAGCAGGGTTTCCAACGGTTGCAGTTGTTCGCCGCCACCGGCAACACCGCCTCCCAGCGGGTCGCCGAGAAGGCGGGGTTCCAGAAGGAGGGTGTCCTCCGGAACGCCGGCTACATCCACACCGGCCGGGTCGACCTGTACGTCTTCTCGCTCGTACCCGACGACCTGTCGGGAATCTGA
- a CDS encoding heavy-metal-associated domain-containing protein: protein MSTTAVFTVEGMSCGHCERTVTAGLTALNGVTNVTADAKSGQVTIESAEPLQDDQIRSAVTDAGFALVDRV from the coding sequence ATGTCCACCACCGCTGTCTTCACCGTCGAAGGAATGAGCTGCGGCCACTGCGAGCGAACCGTCACTGCCGGATTGACCGCGCTGAACGGCGTCACCAATGTCACCGCCGACGCGAAGTCCGGCCAGGTGACGATCGAATCCGCCGAACCCCTCCAGGACGACCAGATTCGTTCCGCCGTCACCGACGCCGGTTTCGCCCTGGTCGATCGAGTCTGA